ATGAAACAGGCGGCAAGCCGGCCGAGACCGCCATTGCCGAGCGCCGCATCCGGTTCCAGTCCTGCAAGCGCGGCGAGGCTGACGTCGAATTTCGCCAGCGCCTGGTTGATCGCCTCGATCATCTCGAGGTTCGAAATGGCGTCGCGCAGAAGCCGGCCGATCAGGAATTCGAGCGATAGATAATAGACGCGCTTGGAGCCGGCCTCGTAGGTCTTGCGGGTCGATTCCATCCATTTGTCTGTGATCCGGTCGCGTACCGCCAGGATGACGGCGCGCAGCCAGTCATGCGGCTGGGCGACGATCGTGTCCTTTCCAACCTGGTAGGTCAGCTTTTCCAGAATGTCGGCAGCCAGTCCGTCAACATCGTGGGGGCGGGGCGTCGGCAGGGGCAGGTCGGGATGGGTCAGTTTGCTCATTGGCTTTTTCCGTCAAACTCTTTTCAGTCAAAAATGGCTGGAATTTTCGAAATACGCGGCGCCGTAAAACAGTCTCCCCGCTGAGGAGGACCGGTATGCTGTTATCCTTGCGTCCAATTTATGCACTGATATGACGCGCTTGCAACAAACCGATGAGTTCGCATCGGAAATTCTCGTCATACCATCAAATGCCGCTGTTCTAACCGCGGTTGTGCGGCAGCAAGATGGCAATCCGTCGCGCCTTCCCGTGAGGAGAGCGTCGCGGAGCGTATGCCGCGAGCGCGGGGGCGGCTGATATTGCGCCGCAACAGCGCGATGCGTCAGGAGGCGGACTGGGGTTGCTGGACGGGAATCACGTCCACGGCCTGGGTCGCCTGGTGTTCGCCATAGGTCTTCATCATCCCGAGCACCGGCGCCACGTCGCCATAGTCGCGGCCATAGCCGACGACGATATGGTCGGCGCCGGCTTCCATGTTGTTGGTCGGGTCGAACTCGACCCATCCAGTGGCAATGCCACACCAGACCCGCACCCAGGCGTGCATGGCGTCCGCGCCCTCAAGGCGCGGCCTGCCGGGCGGGGGGGTCGTCCGCAGGTAGCCGCTGACATAGCCCGCGGGAATGCCGATCATCCGAAGCGCGGAGATCATCACATGGGAGAAATCCTGGCAGACGCCGCGGCGCAGCGCGAAGGCCTCCGCCGGCGTGCTGTCGACGGTCGTTGCCTCGCCGTCATAGGCAAAATCCTCGAACACCCGCGCGCAGATCGTCCTGGCGATGGCGTAGACGCTGCTGTCGGCAGCCGCGAGGCTTCGCCCATAGGCGCCGATCTTCCGGTCGAGCGGAATGCGGGGGCTCGGGCCGATGAAATGGTGCGGCGAATCCCGGCCGAGATCGAGCACGCGGTCATATTCGCCCTTCAGTTCGGCAAGCGTCGTGGCGAATTCCAGCATGGTGCGCGGCGCGTCGATGCTGACGCGGGCCTTCATCATGATGGCGAAACGCTGATGCGGCTGGTTGACCAGCGTCGCGATCGCCGGATGGCCGAAGAAGTCGATGAAGCCGCGTTCCTCGTCGGGCTCGGGGTCGAACTTCACATGGCCGGCGATCAGCCGCTGTCGCCCGGCGATCGAGAGCGGCATCACGCGGGTAATGTGGCGGGCGAGCGAGGCCGGCGTGTCGTAGCGGTATTCCATCTTGAGGGAGAGGTCGTAAAGCATCGTCCCTCACAGATAGTTTCGGGCAAGACAGTCGGACAGCGCCTCGAAATCGCGCTCCAGCGTCAGGTAGTAATCCGTCGAAACCGTGTCGGCGGTCATTACCGCGAGGCCCGCCTGCACCCGCACCGTCTCGCGGTGCAGCGGCGACATCTGCGTCGGGTAGCCGTGGTCGGGCAGCTTCTCGACCTCGGCGAGGATCTGATTCAGCTGGAACAGCACGGATCGCGGGTTGAGCGGATCGAGCGCCAGAAGATCGGTGATCGTCAGGTGATCCGTATAGACATTGTAGTGGCGCCGGTGGGTCATCACGTTGTCGCCGATCTCGAGCAGCATGTCGAGCGCGCCGTCGGGTGCGTCCGCGCCCGAAAGCTCGCCCAGAAGCCGGGTCATGTGCAGACCGCGTTCCAGATAGCGGCCGATCGAGAGAAAACGCCAGCCCGTGGAACGGTACATGTTTTCGTGCACCAGACCGGCAAAGCCGGCAAGCTTGCGCAGCAGCACGGTCACGGCATGGGCGGCGTCATCGCCGGGCTTGACCCGGTCGACGAAGCGTCGCGCGGTCTTCGACAGGTCATTCAGCGCCAGCCAGCCATCGGGTGAGAAACGGTCGCGGATATTGCCGGCGGAATAGACGGCGCTGTCGATGTCGCGCAGGAGGCTCGGCGGCAGGGCGGCCTCGGAAAGGTCGAGGCCGATCTGGTCGAGATAGGCTTCCACCCGCGTCAGAAGCGCCTGGCCGCGATCGTCCACCTCGGCAAACCGGCCGTGCCATGCGCGCAGGATGCGCAGATTGCCTTCCGCGCGCTCGATATAGCGGCCAAGCCAGAACAGGTTGTCGGCGGCCCGGCTCGGCAGGTTTGCCGGCTTGTTGCGCGGGATGCGGCTTTCCTGCGTCAGAAGCGTCGGGCGCGCGACCGGCGTCTGGCTGACAACCCATACGTCCGCGGCCCTGCCGCCGGACTGCATGGCGATCGCGGCGACGTCGTCGGAAGAGCCGATGCGGGCGAAACCGCCGGGCATCAGCTTCCAGCCGTCGCGGGTGCGGGCGGCGAAGACGCGCAGCGAGAAGGGATGCGGCGCCAGCTTGCCGTCAATGAAGGCGGGCGCGGTCGACAGTTTGACCGCTTCCTGGCCGACAAGCCAGGGGCCACGCTTGTCGAGCCAGCGGGCAACCGACCCCTCTTTGCGCGCGCGCAATCGCTCGCCGGTAAAGGATTGCCCGGAATCGTCAAAGAACGGCATGCGCGAATAGGCCGGGCCGATGAGCATCTGGTCGAGGTTCTCGGCCACGTGGCGACGCTCGTTTTCCTGGCCGCACCACCAGGTGGCGACGGACGGGATTTTCAGTTCCTCGTTCAGAAGGCGACGCGACAGGGCCGGCAGGAAGGCGAGCAGCGCGCGCGTTTCCACCATGCCGGAGCCGAGCGCATTGACCATGGTGAGATTGCCGGCGCGAATGGCGCTGACGAGGCCGGGCGTGCCGATGCGCGAATTCGGGTTGAGCTCGAGCGGATCGGTGAAGCCGGCATCAAGCCGGCGCCACAGCACGCTGACCGGCATGGGGCCGGCCACGGTACGCACCATCACCCGGTCGTTGACGACGATCAGGTCCTCGCCCTCCAGAAGCGAGATGCCGAGATAGCGGGCGATATAGGCGTGTTCGTAATAGGTCTCGTTGGCCGGACCCGGCGTCAGCACGCCGATGCGGCCCTCATTGCCCGCCGGATCGCCCTGCAGCGCATCGCGGAAGGCGCCGAAGAACCCCGCCACGCGCCGCACATGCATGTCGCCGTAGATGCCGGAAAAGGCGCGCGAGGCGGCGACCCGGTTCTCCAGCGCGAAGCCCGCGCCGGAGGGCGCCTGGGCGCGATCGGCCAGCACCCACCACTTGCCGTCCGGCCCGCGCCCGACTTCGAAGGAGACGAAATGCAGGTAATGGCCGCCAGGCGGGTCGATGCCGACGAGCGGTCGCAGGAACTCGGTGTTGGAGGCGACGAGGGCGGGCGGAATGAAGCCTTCGGAGACCAGGCGGTTCTCGCCGTAGAAATCGGCCATCATCGCTTCCAGAAGATCGGCGCGCTGCTTCAGCCCGTCGGCCAGCGCCTGCCATTCGTCATCGTCGATGATCACCGGAATATGGGAGAAGGGCCAGGCGCGGGTGTCATCCTGGCCGTCATAGGCGCGGTAGAACACGCCGGCGTCGCGCAGATAGCGATCGGCGCGGGCAAAGCGCTCGGAAAGCTCGGACGCCGTCATGCCGGAAAGCGCGTTGACGAAGGGCTGCCAGACGGGGCGCACCTTCCCCTCGGCGTTGACCATCTCGTCGGGCACGCCGGGAAGGGGCACATAGTCCCGGGCGTTCCAGGCGATGGCGGGTTCCGCCTCGTGGTCCTCGTCAGCCATATGCTTGTCGGCGGAAATCTCCGCCTTCGGTTCTGCCATCTGGAGCGCTTCCTGCCGCCCATTGTCGAAGACCCCGGCCGCTGGTGCGGGGAGGGATCCCTTGTCCGCCACAAATCGGTTCGGTCGGGACGGTCCATGCCGCCCGTTTGCCGGCGCGGGAGAATCAGGCGAATGAACCCCGGTGCGCCATGTGTCGTGTCCGACGCAAAATCAGGCGCCGGGCCCGATCGCCAATCGCCTCAAAGCCCTGCCGGGCGCCTGAGGTCCAGCGTCAGCGGGAACTCCGGCGACGGCGCTTCGCCGAATACCGTATAGCCGCCGGCAGTGTGTCCGGCGGCCTCGAAACGTGCAAGCCGTCTGGCCTCCGCCTCGTTGCCGTTAACCGGGAAGGTCTCATAGTTCCGCCCGCCGGGATGCGCAACATGATAAATGCAACCGCCGACCGATCGCGCCGACCATGTGTCGTAAATGTCGAAGGTGAGCGGCGAGTTGACCGGCAGGACCGGGTGCAGGCCCGAGGCCGGCTGCCAGGCCTTGAAGCGCACGCCCGCCACCGAAACGCCGTTGGTTCCGGTCGCCTTCAGCGGCACCTTGCGGCCGTTGCAGGTGACGATATAGCGCTCCGGCGCCCGCGTCTCGAGGCGGACCTGCAGACGTTCCACGGAGGAATCGACATAGCGAACCGTGCCGCCTGGCGCCCCTTGTTCGCCCATCACGTTCCACGGCTCGAGCGCCTGTCGGAGCTCCAGCCTGTTGCCCTCATACTCGACCTCGCCGAAGAAGGGGAAGCGGAACTGCAATTGCGCCTCGAACCATTCGGGACGAAACTCCAGGCCGTTTTCCTTCAGGTCCTGCAGGACATCGAGAAAATCCTGCCAGATGAAATGCGGCAGCATGAAGCGGTCGGCGAGCGCGGTTCCCCAGCGCACGAACTTGCCCTCCAGCGGGTTCTTCCAGAACCGGGCGAGCAGCGCCCGCACCAGCAATTGCTGGGCAAGGTTCATCCGCGCATTCGGCGGCATTTCGAAGCCGCGGAACTCGACAAGGCCGAGGCGGCCGGTCGGTCCGTCCGGCGAGAACAGCTTGTCGATGCAGATCTCGGCGCGGTGGGTATTGCCGGTGACGTCGATCAGCAGGTTGCGGAACAGCCGGTCGACGAGCCACGGCAGCGGCGGCATGACGCCCGACTTCGGATGCGGGATCTGCGCCATCGCCGTTTCAAGCTCATAGAGCGCGTCGTGCCGGGCTTCGTCGATGCGCGGGGCCTGGCTTGTCGGTCCGATGAACAGGCTCGAGAACAGGTAGGAGAGCGAGGGATGGCGCTGCCAGTGCAGCACCACGCTCTTCAACAGGTCCGGACGTCTGAGGAAGGGGCTGTCGCCCGGATTGGCCCCGCCGACCACGACGTGGTTGCCGCCGCCGGTGCCGGTGTGGCGTCCGTCGATCATGAACTTGTCGGCGCCCAGCCGCGTCATCCGGGCCTCTTCGTAGAGCGCCGTCGTCGTCTCCACGCATTCCTTCCAGTTGGCGGCGGGATGGACATTGACCTCGATGACGCCGGGGTCGGGTGCGACGCGGATGACATTGATGCGCTCGTCATGCGGCGGCGGATAACCCTCGATATGAACCGGCAGGCCGAGCTTCTCGGCCGCGCGTTCGGCCGAGGCGATCAGGTCGAGATATTCCTCGAGCGTCACCGTCGGCGGCATGAAGATGCAGAGCCTGCCGTCGCGCGGCTCGATCGAGATCGCCGTGCGCACATGACCACCGATCGACGCGCCGGAGGCAGGCATGGCCGGCTGCGGGCTTTCCTCGAAGGGGGTGAAGCTCGCCTGCGGCAGCGGCCGACCCTCGTCGCGCCTGTAGTCGGGCAGGGGCTCGCGCCTGACGGAGGGGTCGAGCGGATTGATGAAGGGATATTGCGCCTGCGGGATCCAGGCGAGCGAATCGAGCGGCAGGCGGAAACCGACCGGGCTGTCGCCGGGGATCAGGTAGATGCGCCCGCGCCGCGTCGTCCATTTTTCCGAAACCCAGGTGAGGCCGGAAGCGCGGCCCTGCCAGGCCTGCACCGGCAGCACATAGCCGGTCGGCCGGGTCAGTCCGCGCTCGAACACCTTGGCGATGCGGGCGCGGTCCTCGGCGTTCTTCAGCTTCGAATTGGACGGGTCGACATTTTCCGGAAGATTGCCCTCGCGGATCAGCCACTCGGCCGGGTCCTCGAAGGCGGGGGTGACGAGTTCGGGATCGACGTCGAGCTCGTTGGCGATCGCCTGCAGCAGGCGGCCGGCATCATTCTCGTCGACCTTTATCTCGCGCTTTTCCTCGGCGATCAGGTCCTGGTTGTTCCAGATCGGCACGCCGTCCTTGCGCCAGTAAAGCGAGAAGGTCCAGCGGGGCAGGCTTTCGCCCGGATACCATTTGCCCTGGCCGTAATGCAGGAAACCGCCGGGGGCGAAGCGCTGCCGCAATCGCCGGATCAGCTCGTCCGCGAGGCCGCGCTTGGTCGG
This window of the Martelella lutilitoris genome carries:
- a CDS encoding DUF2126 domain-containing protein, whose protein sequence is MSIKAAIYHLTHYKYDNPVNLGPQIIRLKPAAHSKTKVISHSLKVTPENHFVNLQQDPYGNYQARFVFPEPVTEFKIEVDLVADMTVYNPFDFFVEEQATKYPFEYDEAIREDLSIYIRPEPVGPRLKAYMDKLDLSPGQGTVDMIVGINARLQHDVNYIIRMEPGVQTPEETLERASGSCRDSAWLLVQILRNIGLAARFVSGYLIQLEPDLKALDGPSGTDHDFTDLHAWAEVFLPGAGWIGLDATSGLLTGESHIPLAATPHYRNAAPITGGYFGKAETSFDFDMTIRRVAEHPRITKPFSDESWEALNALGNKVDRLLEETDMRLTMGGEPTFVSIDDFEADEWNTGAVGPTKRGLADELIRRLRQRFAPGGFLHYGQGKWYPGESLPRWTFSLYWRKDGVPIWNNQDLIAEEKREIKVDENDAGRLLQAIANELDVDPELVTPAFEDPAEWLIREGNLPENVDPSNSKLKNAEDRARIAKVFERGLTRPTGYVLPVQAWQGRASGLTWVSEKWTTRRGRIYLIPGDSPVGFRLPLDSLAWIPQAQYPFINPLDPSVRREPLPDYRRDEGRPLPQASFTPFEESPQPAMPASGASIGGHVRTAISIEPRDGRLCIFMPPTVTLEEYLDLIASAERAAEKLGLPVHIEGYPPPHDERINVIRVAPDPGVIEVNVHPAANWKECVETTTALYEEARMTRLGADKFMIDGRHTGTGGGNHVVVGGANPGDSPFLRRPDLLKSVVLHWQRHPSLSYLFSSLFIGPTSQAPRIDEARHDALYELETAMAQIPHPKSGVMPPLPWLVDRLFRNLLIDVTGNTHRAEICIDKLFSPDGPTGRLGLVEFRGFEMPPNARMNLAQQLLVRALLARFWKNPLEGKFVRWGTALADRFMLPHFIWQDFLDVLQDLKENGLEFRPEWFEAQLQFRFPFFGEVEYEGNRLELRQALEPWNVMGEQGAPGGTVRYVDSSVERLQVRLETRAPERYIVTCNGRKVPLKATGTNGVSVAGVRFKAWQPASGLHPVLPVNSPLTFDIYDTWSARSVGGCIYHVAHPGGRNYETFPVNGNEAEARRLARFEAAGHTAGGYTVFGEAPSPEFPLTLDLRRPAGL
- a CDS encoding circularly permuted type 2 ATP-grasp protein — encoded protein: MADEDHEAEPAIAWNARDYVPLPGVPDEMVNAEGKVRPVWQPFVNALSGMTASELSERFARADRYLRDAGVFYRAYDGQDDTRAWPFSHIPVIIDDDEWQALADGLKQRADLLEAMMADFYGENRLVSEGFIPPALVASNTEFLRPLVGIDPPGGHYLHFVSFEVGRGPDGKWWVLADRAQAPSGAGFALENRVAASRAFSGIYGDMHVRRVAGFFGAFRDALQGDPAGNEGRIGVLTPGPANETYYEHAYIARYLGISLLEGEDLIVVNDRVMVRTVAGPMPVSVLWRRLDAGFTDPLELNPNSRIGTPGLVSAIRAGNLTMVNALGSGMVETRALLAFLPALSRRLLNEELKIPSVATWWCGQENERRHVAENLDQMLIGPAYSRMPFFDDSGQSFTGERLRARKEGSVARWLDKRGPWLVGQEAVKLSTAPAFIDGKLAPHPFSLRVFAARTRDGWKLMPGGFARIGSSDDVAAIAMQSGGRAADVWVVSQTPVARPTLLTQESRIPRNKPANLPSRAADNLFWLGRYIERAEGNLRILRAWHGRFAEVDDRGQALLTRVEAYLDQIGLDLSEAALPPSLLRDIDSAVYSAGNIRDRFSPDGWLALNDLSKTARRFVDRVKPGDDAAHAVTVLLRKLAGFAGLVHENMYRSTGWRFLSIGRYLERGLHMTRLLGELSGADAPDGALDMLLEIGDNVMTHRRHYNVYTDHLTITDLLALDPLNPRSVLFQLNQILAEVEKLPDHGYPTQMSPLHRETVRVQAGLAVMTADTVSTDYYLTLERDFEALSDCLARNYL
- a CDS encoding transglutaminase family protein, giving the protein MLYDLSLKMEYRYDTPASLARHITRVMPLSIAGRQRLIAGHVKFDPEPDEERGFIDFFGHPAIATLVNQPHQRFAIMMKARVSIDAPRTMLEFATTLAELKGEYDRVLDLGRDSPHHFIGPSPRIPLDRKIGAYGRSLAAADSSVYAIARTICARVFEDFAYDGEATTVDSTPAEAFALRRGVCQDFSHVMISALRMIGIPAGYVSGYLRTTPPPGRPRLEGADAMHAWVRVWCGIATGWVEFDPTNNMEAGADHIVVGYGRDYGDVAPVLGMMKTYGEHQATQAVDVIPVQQPQSAS